The sequence GCACTGACCCGCGTCTTCTGCTGCTGCCCCTTGATGACCATATCTGCCATCGCGGCGACGGCCTTTTTGAAAGCATCAGTTTTCGCCAGCGCACAATTTTCGGGCTGGATGCGCATCTGGCCCGTCTGGTGGACGGCGCTGCGGCCCTTTCCATCACGCCGCCCTGCACTTGGGAAGCCCTGCGCCAACACATAATTGATGTGGCCCTTGCCGCAGGCGTGGACAATGGCGATCTGCGCGTTTTTCTGAGCCGCGGCCCTGGCGGATTCGGCATTTCGCCCGCCGAATGCCCGCAGGCTGGCCTGTACATTGTGGTCCTCAAAAAGGCTCTGCCCACAGCGGCTTTTTATGAAAAAGGCCTCACAGCATTTGCCAGCGCCATCCCGCCCAAGCAGGAATATCTGGCCCGCATCAAGAATACCAATTATCTGCCCAATGTGTTCATGGCGATGGAAGCCCGCCAGAAGGGCATGGACGTGGCCGTGACCTTTGACGAAAATGGCATCATGGGCGAGGCCGCCGTGGCCAATGTGGGCCTTGTGGACGAGCAAGGCCGCCTGCTCTGCCCCGAAATCAGGCGTATTCTGCCCGGCACCACCCTGCTGGCCGCCATGGAAGTCGCCGCAGAGCGCATGCCCGTCGTGCAGATGCCCATTCCCCGCGCAGCCATAGATAGCGCCAGTGAAATGCTGCTGTTCACCAGCTCCACCCTTTGCGTGGGCATCACACATTTTGACGGCAAGCCCGTGGGCCATGGCGCGCATGCTGGCAAGCCCGGCCCTGTGGCCCTGTGGCTCAAGGATGTTCTTTTGGACTATATGCTGAAAAAAGGCGCACCCCTCTGATGCGTGTTCTGCTTATTGCCCTGCAACAGACCACTGACGGCCCCGCCTCACCCGAAGAGCAACGCCACTGGACAGAACTGGGCGCACCCATGCGCCTTGCCCGGCTGGAAGAAGACCACGCGCTGGCCCTGGCCTGCGCCATGCGCGACGGCGGCAGGCTGGCCCCCATGCTGCTGTGCCAGAAGAATTCACGCCTGCACCGCCGCGCCGCCGCGTTGAACCTGCCCATACTCACGGCAGGCGGGCCAATGGATTTCATGCGCCTGTGGCTCTGGCAGCGCAAGCACAAGCATTTGCTGGTACAGACTTTCGGAGAAAGCGGCATGGCCATTGGCCGCCGGGTGCTGACCATGCGTCCCCCGTCCTCCACCCTTTTGAGCCATGCATTTCTGATGCGCGCACCGCGCCCGGAAGCCTGCTTTGGCAAGGGAATGCTGGCAGCCCACAAAATACTCTGCGGCTCCAGTTATGTGCGCGACCGCATCGCCAAAGCCAGCGGCATCACCGAGGGCGAAACGCCCTGGCGCGGCCCCAAAAAACGCGCGCTGCCCCTGACGGGCGACACGCTCACGCTGGCAGCGCCGGGCATGAGCCTTGAGGGCTTTGAGCCTGCGCCTGAATGGCCCGCAGAACCCGCAGAGGGCCAGCGTTTTGTTTTTTGCATGGGCGATGCCCTCACGCCCCGCTCGGGCGCGCATATTGTTATCCGGGCCATGGCCGCCATCTGGCAGCGCCGCGATTTGCCCGCATGGGAAGTACGCGCCGCCGGGGGTGGACCCCGCTTTCAGGAAGTACTGGACGAGGCGGAATCGCTGGGCGTGCAGTCGCGCCTGTGCCTGCTCAACGAGCAAAGCCTGCCGCACCTGCTGCGCACCTGCCATGCATGGATAGCGCCCGGCTCCGCGCCGGACGAACTGCCGGAAACACTCGGGGCTGGGCTGGCGGCTCAAACGCCCGTCATCTGTGGACAGAGCGCCCTGCATGAGCAGCGGCTGGCCGCCGCCCCCGATGCCGCCTGCATGTTTGAAGAAAACAATCCGCAGTCGCTGGCCGAATGCATGATAAACGTCATGACAGATGCCGGCCAGCGCCGCCGTATTGTGGACGCGGGCAACGCATTGCGCCCCGGTCTGAGCCATGAATCCTTTGCCCTTGCAACCTGCACCCGGCACGAAGGCTGGTGCAGCCAGC is a genomic window of uncultured Desulfovibrio sp. containing:
- a CDS encoding aminotransferase class IV; the protein is MQAVDAETYLKALLSAPRPGAEQVLAFYDHRVGHICTDPRLLLLPLDDHICHRGDGLFESISFRQRTIFGLDAHLARLVDGAAALSITPPCTWEALRQHIIDVALAAGVDNGDLRVFLSRGPGGFGISPAECPQAGLYIVVLKKALPTAAFYEKGLTAFASAIPPKQEYLARIKNTNYLPNVFMAMEARQKGMDVAVTFDENGIMGEAAVANVGLVDEQGRLLCPEIRRILPGTTLLAAMEVAAERMPVVQMPIPRAAIDSASEMLLFTSSTLCVGITHFDGKPVGHGAHAGKPGPVALWLKDVLLDYMLKKGAPL
- a CDS encoding glycosyltransferase produces the protein MRVLLIALQQTTDGPASPEEQRHWTELGAPMRLARLEEDHALALACAMRDGGRLAPMLLCQKNSRLHRRAAALNLPILTAGGPMDFMRLWLWQRKHKHLLVQTFGESGMAIGRRVLTMRPPSSTLLSHAFLMRAPRPEACFGKGMLAAHKILCGSSYVRDRIAKASGITEGETPWRGPKKRALPLTGDTLTLAAPGMSLEGFEPAPEWPAEPAEGQRFVFCMGDALTPRSGAHIVIRAMAAIWQRRDLPAWEVRAAGGGPRFQEVLDEAESLGVQSRLCLLNEQSLPHLLRTCHAWIAPGSAPDELPETLGAGLAAQTPVICGQSALHEQRLAAAPDAACMFEENNPQSLAECMINVMTDAGQRRRIVDAGNALRPGLSHESFALATCTRHEGWCSQLGWLEKNSPPQAPVQS